One part of the Fusobacterium pseudoperiodonticum genome encodes these proteins:
- a CDS encoding LrgB family protein → MKEIIVSNLFFGLILSYFALEIGKWVFKKTQTPLCNPFLIGTTIVIVILKVFNISTDDYYKGAGMILFLLGPATVALAIPLYKKWDLFKKFFVPVMTGAIVGSFVGIISVIVLGKLFGMDDKLIFSLMPKSITTPFGIEVSSMLGGIPAITVVSIMLTGIAGNVTAPLISKIFRVKHSVAVGIGIGVSSHAVGTSKAMEIGEVEGSMSALSIVFAGILTLVWAPLLKLLV, encoded by the coding sequence ATGAAAGAGATAATTGTTAGTAATTTATTTTTTGGTTTAATTTTAAGTTATTTTGCCCTTGAAATTGGAAAATGGGTGTTTAAGAAAACTCAAACTCCTTTGTGTAATCCTTTTTTAATAGGGACTACTATAGTTATTGTCATATTAAAAGTTTTTAATATTTCAACTGATGACTATTATAAGGGGGCAGGAATGATACTTTTCCTATTGGGTCCTGCTACAGTAGCCCTTGCTATCCCTCTATATAAAAAATGGGATCTATTCAAAAAATTCTTTGTTCCTGTTATGACTGGTGCAATTGTAGGTTCTTTTGTTGGTATAATATCTGTTATCGTTTTAGGAAAATTATTTGGTATGGATGATAAATTAATTTTTTCTCTTATGCCTAAATCTATAACTACTCCTTTTGGGATCGAAGTTAGCTCTATGCTTGGAGGAATTCCTGCAATAACAGTGGTAAGTATTATGCTTACAGGTATAGCTGGTAACGTAACAGCTCCTCTTATCAGTAAGATTTTTAGAGTGAAACACTCTGTAGCTGTTGGTATTGGAATTGGAGTTTCAAGCCATGCTGTTGGAACTTCAAAAGCTATGGAAATTGGTGAAGTAGAAGGTTCTATGAGTGCCTTATCAATAGTATTTGCTGGAATTCTAACTTTAGTATGGGCACCTCTTTTAAAACTTTTAGTATAG
- a CDS encoding CidA/LrgA family protein, whose translation MLREFMLIFTINYVGILLSKILHLPLPGTILSLLLLFLMLQFKVLKLEKIENAGNFLLLNMTIFFMPPTVKIIDSYELLEKDLFKIIVIIIVSTFLTMGITGKVVQLMIDLKERKEKK comes from the coding sequence ATGCTTAGAGAGTTTATGTTAATTTTTACAATTAACTATGTTGGAATACTTCTTTCAAAGATTTTACATCTTCCTTTACCAGGAACTATACTATCTTTGTTACTGCTATTTTTAATGTTACAATTTAAAGTTTTAAAATTAGAAAAAATTGAAAATGCTGGAAACTTCCTGCTACTGAATATGACTATATTCTTTATGCCACCTACAGTTAAAATCATAGATTCATATGAATTATTAGAAAAAGATCTTTTTAAAATTATAGTAATTATAATAGTTTCAACATTTTTAACTATGGGTATAACAGGGAAAGTTGTACAACTTATGATAGATCTTAAAGAAAGGAAAGAGAAAAAATAA
- the lysS gene encoding lysine--tRNA ligase, protein MEKYFDRLEKEPLIAERWKKIEELESNGVKAFGSKYDKQIMIGDILKHNPEENLKFKTAGRIMSLRGKGKVYFAHIEDQSGKIQIYIKKDELGEDEFDHIVKMLNVGDIIGVEGELFVTHTEELTLRVKSISLLTKNVRSLPEKYHGLTDVEIRYRKRYVDLIMNPDVRDTFIKRTQIIKAVRKYLDDRGFLEVETPLMHPILGGAAAKPFVTHHNALNLDLFLRIAPELYLKKLIVGGFERVYELGRNFRNEGISTRHNPEFTMIELYQSHANFNDMMDLCEGIISSVCQEVNGTTDIEYDGVQLSLKNFQRVHMVDMIKDVTGVDFWQEMTFEEAKKLAKEHHVEVADHMDSVGHVINEFFEQKCEERVVQPTFVYGHPVEISPLAKRNEKNPNFTDRFELFINKREYANAFTELNDPADQRGRFEAQVEEALRGNEEATPEIDESFVEALEYGLPPTGGMGIGIDRLVMLLTGAPSIRDVILFPQMKPRD, encoded by the coding sequence ATGGAAAAATATTTTGACAGATTAGAGAAAGAACCTCTAATTGCTGAAAGATGGAAAAAAATTGAAGAGTTGGAAAGTAATGGCGTTAAAGCTTTTGGTAGTAAATACGATAAGCAAATAATGATAGGAGATATATTAAAACATAATCCTGAAGAAAATTTAAAATTTAAAACTGCAGGAAGAATAATGTCTTTAAGAGGTAAAGGAAAAGTTTACTTTGCTCATATAGAAGATCAATCTGGAAAAATTCAAATATACATCAAAAAAGATGAATTAGGTGAAGATGAATTCGATCATATAGTTAAAATGCTTAATGTTGGAGATATTATAGGTGTTGAAGGAGAGTTATTCGTAACTCATACTGAAGAATTAACTTTAAGAGTAAAATCTATCAGCCTTCTTACTAAAAACGTAAGATCTCTTCCTGAAAAGTATCATGGATTAACAGACGTTGAAATCAGATATAGAAAAAGATATGTTGACTTAATAATGAACCCAGATGTAAGAGATACTTTTATTAAAAGAACTCAAATAATAAAAGCTGTTAGAAAATACTTAGATGACAGAGGATTCTTAGAAGTTGAAACTCCTTTAATGCACCCAATCTTAGGAGGAGCTGCTGCTAAACCTTTCGTAACTCACCACAATGCTTTAAATCTTGATCTATTCTTAAGAATAGCTCCTGAACTATACTTAAAGAAATTAATAGTTGGAGGATTTGAAAGAGTTTATGAATTAGGAAGAAACTTTAGAAATGAAGGAATTTCTACAAGACACAATCCTGAATTTACTATGATAGAACTATACCAATCTCATGCTAACTTCAATGATATGATGGATCTATGTGAAGGAATAATCTCATCTGTATGTCAAGAAGTTAATGGAACAACTGATATTGAATATGATGGTGTTCAATTATCTTTAAAGAATTTCCAAAGAGTACACATGGTTGATATGATAAAAGATGTTACAGGAGTTGACTTCTGGCAAGAAATGACTTTTGAAGAAGCTAAAAAATTAGCTAAAGAACATCATGTTGAAGTGGCAGACCACATGGACAGTGTTGGACATGTTATAAATGAATTTTTTGAACAAAAATGTGAAGAAAGAGTAGTTCAACCAACATTTGTATATGGACACCCTGTTGAAATATCTCCGCTTGCTAAGAGAAATGAAAAAAATCCAAATTTCACAGACAGATTTGAATTATTTATTAATAAAAGAGAATATGCTAATGCCTTCACAGAATTAAATGACCCTGCAGACCAAAGAGGAAGATTTGAGGCTCAAGTTGAAGAAGCATTACGTGGTAATGAGGAAGCAACACCAGAAATAGACGAAAGTTTCGTAGAAGCTCTTGAATATGGTTTACCACCTACAGGTGGAATGGGAATTGGAATAGACAGACTTGTAATGTTACTTACAGGTGCTCCATCTATAAGAGATGTAATTCTTTTCCCACAAATGAAACCAAGAGACTAA
- a CDS encoding tetratricopeptide repeat protein, producing MLKKLAITLVAVVFVGCYNLDNISGKSSGGSIREIEIAGSQQTGGTTTPTPNTTNVETVETKPQQEEKIISVDVNDENVNDYLTIIKANLRTFAKKVDDNIKNQYTVPIGETLVFPVDNEKAIKLSTSPKNANPKISLTNGKVSFRTVYQGQYVLSTYVNGSVNRKITVSAISKYDFDEKDLYNLILQDSEKRDKDVENAVTLYKMLYPAGRYSKEVNYLFLKYAYEIRNNSLINEALAGVKNDFSSYSDSEKATILRAAKLANKSIFIPSEVYNTNNSDLKNALNEYNNSSKAPVDRATSTQVDNRTVATEKNKAKTQAREDETSIADYAREKVRSVVGGISGTTSTATTVASAKSKAGASTESYYEKGMKNINSNPRVAIDNFKKSLSSEKIQDKKPEIYYNIASSYAKLGNRAEVTKYIRLLKQEFPSSSWTKKSEALSNLIK from the coding sequence ATGTTAAAAAAATTAGCTATAACTTTGGTGGCAGTCGTTTTTGTAGGTTGTTATAATTTAGATAATATCAGTGGCAAAAGTAGTGGAGGCTCTATAAGAGAAATTGAAATAGCAGGTTCTCAACAAACAGGTGGAACTACTACTCCTACTCCTAATACTACAAATGTTGAAACAGTTGAAACTAAACCTCAACAGGAAGAAAAAATTATATCTGTAGATGTTAATGATGAAAATGTCAACGACTATCTAACTATTATAAAAGCAAATTTAAGAACTTTTGCAAAAAAAGTAGATGACAATATAAAAAATCAATATACTGTTCCTATAGGAGAAACTTTAGTTTTCCCTGTTGATAATGAAAAAGCTATAAAACTTTCAACTTCTCCAAAAAATGCTAATCCAAAAATTAGTCTTACAAATGGAAAGGTAAGTTTTAGAACTGTATATCAAGGACAATATGTTTTATCAACTTATGTTAATGGAAGTGTAAATAGAAAAATTACAGTATCTGCTATATCTAAGTATGATTTTGATGAAAAAGATCTTTATAACTTAATATTACAAGATTCAGAAAAAAGAGATAAAGATGTAGAAAATGCTGTTACTCTATATAAAATGCTATATCCTGCTGGAAGATATTCAAAAGAAGTTAATTATCTATTCTTAAAATATGCTTATGAAATAAGAAATAACTCTCTTATAAATGAAGCTTTAGCTGGGGTAAAAAATGATTTTTCTTCTTATTCTGATAGTGAAAAAGCAACTATATTAAGAGCTGCAAAATTAGCAAATAAGAGTATTTTTATACCTTCTGAAGTTTATAACACTAATAACTCAGATTTAAAAAATGCTTTAAATGAATACAATAATAGTAGTAAAGCTCCTGTAGACAGAGCTACATCTACTCAAGTAGATAATAGAACTGTAGCTACAGAAAAAAATAAGGCTAAAACTCAAGCTAGAGAAGATGAAACTTCTATAGCAGACTATGCAAGAGAAAAAGTTAGATCTGTTGTTGGTGGAATTTCTGGTACAACTAGTACTGCTACTACAGTAGCTTCTGCTAAGTCTAAAGCTGGTGCTTCAACTGAATCTTACTATGAAAAAGGTATGAAAAATATAAATTCTAATCCTAGAGTTGCCATAGACAATTTTAAAAAATCACTTTCTAGTGAAAAAATACAAGACAAAAAGCCAGAAATCTATTATAATATAGCAAGTTCATATGCAAAACTTGGTAATAGAGCTGAAGTTACAAAATATATAAGACTTTTAAAACAAGAATTCCCAAGCAGTTCTTGGACTAAGAAAAGTGAAGCACTTTCAAATTTAATAAAATAA
- the rlmH gene encoding 23S rRNA (pseudouridine(1915)-N(3))-methyltransferase RlmH codes for MNINIICIGKIKDKYINEGIAEFSKRMTSFANLNIIELKEYNKEDNMNISIDKESQDILKQLSKTNSYNILLDLNGKELSSEDMSEYIEDLKNKGTSSINFIIGGSNGVNKELKNSVDMKLKFSHFTFPHQLMRLILLEQVYRWFAISNNIKYHK; via the coding sequence TTGAATATAAATATTATTTGTATAGGAAAAATAAAAGATAAATATATAAATGAAGGTATTGCCGAGTTTTCAAAGAGAATGACAAGTTTTGCAAATCTCAATATTATTGAATTAAAAGAATATAACAAAGAAGATAATATGAATATTTCAATAGACAAAGAAAGCCAAGATATATTAAAACAGCTTTCAAAGACTAATTCTTACAATATTCTTTTAGATTTAAATGGTAAAGAATTAAGCTCAGAAGATATGTCTGAATATATTGAGGACTTAAAAAATAAGGGTACAAGTAGTATAAATTTTATTATTGGTGGCTCTAATGGGGTAAATAAAGAGCTTAAAAATTCAGTTGATATGAAATTGAAATTTTCACACTTTACCTTTCCTCATCAACTTATGAGACTTATTCTTTTAGAGCAAGTCTATAGATGGTTTGCAATATCTAATAATATAAAATATCATAAATAG